The following are encoded together in the Cervus elaphus chromosome 23, mCerEla1.1, whole genome shotgun sequence genome:
- the CBLN4 gene encoding cerebellin-4 isoform X2, with amino-acid sequence MGPGRRAPAALPALLLALTLPGLRVWAQNDTEPIVLEGKCLVVCDSNPATDSKGSSSSPLGISVRAANSKVAFSAVRSTNHEPSEMSNKTRIIYFDQILVNVGNFFTLESVFVAPRKGIYSFSFHVIKVYQSQTIQVNLMLNGKPVISAFAGDKDVTREAATNGVLLYLDKEDKVYLKLEKGNLVGGWQYSTFSGFLVFPL; translated from the exons ATGGGCCCCGGGCGCCGGGCGCCGGCCGCCCTGCCGGCCCTGCTGCTGGCCCTCACCCTGCCGGGGCTGCGCGTCTGGGCGCAGAACGACACGGAGCCCATCGTGCTGGAGGGCAAGTGCCTCGTGGTGTGCGACTCGAACCCGGCCACGGACTCCAAGGGCTCCTCCTCCTCGCCCCTGGGGATCTCGGTCCGGGCGGCCAACTCCAAGGTCGCCTTCTCGGCGGTGCGCAGCACCAACCACGAGCCGTCCGAGATGAGCAACAAGACGCGCATCATTTACTTCGACCAG ATTCTAGTAAACGTGGGTAATTTTTTCACCCTGGAGTCTGTCTTTGTAGCACCCAGGAAAGGAATTTACAGTTTCAGTTTTCACGTAATTAAAGTATACCAGAGCCAAACAATACAG GTTAACCTGATGTTAAACGGAAAACCAGTCATATCTGCCTTCGCCGGGGATAAAGACGTGACACGTGAGGCTGCCACGAACGGGGTCCTGCTCTACCTGGATAAGGAGGATAAGGTTTACCTAAAACTGGAGAAAGGTAACTTGGTCGGAGGCTGGCAGTACTCCACGTTCTCTGGCTTCCTGGTGTTCCCCCTATAG